From Nocardioides faecalis:
CGTCCGCGGCGTCCCCGACGGTGCCGAGGCCGAGCTTCGCGCGGATCCCCGCGGACCACGCCGCGTTGTAGGCCTCGCCGAACCCGTCCAGCGCCGCGGTGGCCAGCTCCACTGCCTCGTCGGGGGAGTCTGCGAGCAGCGGCAGCAGGGTCTCGCCGAAGCGGGCCAGGTTCCAGGCGCCGATCGGCGGCTGGTTGGCGTAGGCGTAGCGCCCGCCGGTGTCGATCGAGCTGAACACGGTGCCGGGGTCGAACGCCTCCAGGAAGGCGCACGGGCCGTAGTCGATGGTCTCCCCGGAGATCGTCATGTTGTCGGTGTTCATCACCCCGTGCACGAAACCGACCAGCATCCACTGCGCGATCAGCTCCGCCTGCGCCGCGATCACCGCGCGGTAGAGCGCCAGGTAGGGCTGCGGGTCCTTGGCGGCCGCCGGGTGGTGCCGGGCGATCGCGTGGTCGGCCAGCCGCCGCAGCAGCGCGTCGTCGCCGAGCGCCGCGACCAGCTGGAAGGTGCCCACCCGCAGGTGGCTGCTCGCCACCCGCGCCAGCACCGCGCCCGGCAGCACGCTCTCCCGGTACACGTCGCGCCCCGTCGCCACCACCGCCAGCGACCGGGTGGTCGGGATGCCGAGGGCGTGCATCGCCTCGCTGACGATGAACTCCCGCAGCATCGGGCCGACCGCGGCCAGCCCGTCCCCGCCCCGGGCGTACGGCGTGCGTCCCGAGCCCTTCAGGTGCAGGTCGCGCAGGCGCCCGGCGGTGTCGGTCAACTCGCCCAGCAGCAG
This genomic window contains:
- a CDS encoding protein adenylyltransferase SelO translates to MSTTPTTSLTTLQARFATELPELARVWQADEAPAPRLLVLNEPLAAELGLDAEELRGAEGLGLLTGTLPPKGAHPVAQAYAGHQFGGFARLGDGRALLLGELTDTAGRLRDLHLKGSGRTPYARGGDGLAAVGPMLREFIVSEAMHALGIPTTRSLAVVATGRDVYRESVLPGAVLARVASSHLRVGTFQLVAALGDDALLRRLADHAIARHHPAAAKDPQPYLALYRAVIAAQAELIAQWMLVGFVHGVMNTDNMTISGETIDYGPCAFLEAFDPGTVFSSIDTGGRYAYANQPPIGAWNLARFGETLLPLLADSPDEAVELATAALDGFGEAYNAAWSAGIRAKLGLGTVGDAADGPSVEAVDELAGELLGLLRASHVEHTSFWRELATAARGDAEPVRGRFLDLPAIDAWLERWRALGPDPDAMDAVNPLYIPRNHLVEEALDAATGGDLVPLLGLLDAVRSPYVERPGLERYAEPAPEDFGKYMTFCGT